From the genome of Vitis riparia cultivar Riparia Gloire de Montpellier isolate 1030 chromosome 2, EGFV_Vit.rip_1.0, whole genome shotgun sequence, one region includes:
- the LOC117904179 gene encoding uncharacterized protein LOC117904179, protein MRSVNGDTRSMNSALETINAAATAIASAENRVPQPTVQKRRWGSCWGEYWCFRSPKDKRIGHAVLAPESRAPGSDVPAAENLTQAPTIVLPFVAPPSSPASFLQSEPPSATQSPSGLLSLTSINANIYSPGGPASIFAIGPYAHETQLVSPPVFSTFTTEPSTAPFTPPPESVHLTTPSSPEVPFAQLFDPNNRNGEAGHRFLLSQYEFQSYQLYPGSPVGHLISPSSGISGSGTSSPFPDREFVCSGSSQFLEFRAGGPPKLLTLDKLSNHEWGSRIGSGSITPDALGPPSRDGSVLDRQVSDVIHPPSRDDSVLDRQISDVASHSLSDGGCPNNEIMVDHRVSFELTAEDVVRCVEKDSAALVKAVSASLQNPARAEIDENSREVVVDSEGRVGETANNPPEKAPEDANGEEGQPHHKQRSITLGSAKEFNFDNADGGHSDKPNISSDWWANEKVVGKEVGASKNWSIFHMMQPSVS, encoded by the coding sequence AAAAGAAGATGGGGGAGCTGCTGGGGTGAATATTGGTGTTTTAGATCTCCTAAAGACAAACGTATTGGGCATGCAGTCCTTGCTCCTGAATCGAGAGCTCCTGGAAGTGATGTCCCTGCAGCTGAAAATCTGACACAGGCACCCACCATAGTGCTACCCTTTGTTGCTCCTCCCTCATCTCCGGCATCTTTCCTTCAATCGGAACCTCCTTCTGCAACTCAATCACCATCTGGGTTATTGTCCCTCACCTCCATTAATGCCAATATATATTCTCCAGGTGGGCCTGCCTCCATTTTTGCCATTGGACCTTATGCCCACGAGACCCAGCTAGTCTCACCCCCTGTGTTCTCAACCTTCACCACTGAACCATCAACTGCTCCCTTCACTCCTCCCCCTGAGTCAGTCCACTTGACCACACCCTCTTCCCCTGAAGTGCCATTTGCTCAACTCTTTGATCCAAACAACCGCAATGGTGAGGCTGGCCATAGATTTCTATTATCTCAATATGAATTTCAGTCCTATCAACTTTACCCTGGAAGCCCAGTTGGCCACCTTATCTCACCGAGCTCAGGGATCTCAGGTTCTGGCACCTCCTCTCCCTTTCCTGACCGTGAGTTTGTTTGTAGCGGTAGTTCCCAATTCCTTGAATTCCGAGCAGGTGGACCTCCCAAGCTCCTGACCCTTGATAAACTGTCCAACCATGAGTGGGGATCACGGATAGGTTCTGGTTCAATCACCCCGGATGCGCTGGGTCCACCATCTCGTGATGGTTCTGTTCTGGATCGTCAGGTTTCTGATGTGATACATCCACCATCTCGTGATGATTCTGTTCTGGATCGCCAGATTTCTGATGTTGCTTCGCATTCACTTTCAGACGGTGGATGCCCCAACAATGAAATTATGGTTGATCATAGAGTCTCATTTGAGTTGACTGCAGAAGACGTCGTCAGATGTGTTGAAAAGGACTCAGCAGCTCTAGTTAAAGCTGTATCGGCTTCTCTGCAAAATCCAGCAAGAGCtgaaatagatgaaaattcAAGGGAAGTGGTTGTTGATTCTGAAGGTCGTGTTGGGGAAACAGCCAATAACCCACCAGAGAAAGCTCCAGAAGATGCAAATGGGGAGGAGGGACAACCTCATCATAAGCAACGCTCCATCACTCTTGGGTCTGCTAAAGAATTCAATTTTGACAATGCTGATGGAGGACATTCAGATAAGCCCAATATTAGCTCCGACTGGTGGGCCAATGAGAAGGTTGTAGGGAAGGAGGTTGGCGCCAGTAAGAATTGGTCCATCTTCCATATGATGCAGCCAAGTGTGAGCTAA